In Haematobia irritans isolate KBUSLIRL chromosome 1, ASM5000362v1, whole genome shotgun sequence, a genomic segment contains:
- the LOC142242966 gene encoding uncharacterized protein LOC142242966 — MRAFIVLCLLAVACADHSGYNYQPVGQSGSGLSFAPGAAGFGSTGGGYVSTGGNGFGSTAPGFSGGNTGALYSAPAEYQKEFYSFSAPEDDFDDVNAIQRAVGSLKQGLRVVFIKGPENNGLENAALALAKQAAQQQTAIYVLNKQTDLGEFANKLNAVHSGNNFRPEVHFVKYRTPEDAANAQRAIQGQYDSLGGSSHNFNGGVAPVINFASQAPIHTPAPQTPQNAYLPSSVFRYRL, encoded by the coding sequence GTCCTGTGTTTACTTGCCGTTGCATGTGCTGACCATTCTGGTTATAACTATCAACCTGTTGGTCAGTCGGGTAGTGGACTGTCATTTGCACCAGGTGCTGCTGGATTTGGCAGCACTGGTGGCGGATATGTCAGTACTGGTGGCAATGGATTTGGCAGCACTGCTCCTGGATTCAGTGGCGGCAATACTGGAGCCTTATATTCCGCACCCGCAGAATACCAAAAGGAGTTTTATTCTTTCTCTGCTCCCGAAGATGATTTCGATGACGTTAATGCTATACAACGTGCCGTCGGTAGTCTGAAGCAAGGACTTCGTGTCGTCTTCATCAAGGGTCCCGAAAATAATGGTCTCGAAAATGCTGCCCTTGCTTTGGCCAAACAGGCTGCCCAACAACAAACTGCCATTTATGTTCTCAACAAACAAACCGATCTTGGAGAATTTGCAAATAAACTCAATGCAGTGCACAGCGGCAATAACTTTCGGCCCGAAGTCCACTTTGTCAAATACCGCACACCTGAAGATGCCGCAAATGCCCAACGTGCCATCCAAGGCCAATATGACTCGTTGGGAGGTAGTTCTCATAATTTCAATGGTGGTGTTGCTCCTGTTATTAACTTTGCCTCGCAAGCTCCAATCCATACCCCTGCTCCACAAACCCCTCAGAACGCTTACTTGCCTTCTTCGGTATTCCGTTACCGCTTGTAA